In one window of Acidimicrobiales bacterium DNA:
- a CDS encoding toxin-antitoxin system HicB family antitoxin codes for MAKNFTVRLPDDVAADAEALARAEGKSLNETVKTALVEAVERRRNDPQFKKTLKKIIEQDRELLERLAR; via the coding sequence GTGGCTAAGAACTTCACGGTGAGACTGCCCGATGACGTGGCCGCCGACGCCGAAGCTCTCGCTCGAGCGGAGGGCAAAAGCCTCAACGAGACCGTCAAGACCGCGCTCGTCGAGGCTGTCGAGCGCCGGCGCAACGATCCACAGTTCAAGAAGACCCTGAAGAAGATCATCGAACAGGACCGAGAGCTGCTCGAACGCCTGGCTAGGTGA
- a CDS encoding VOC family protein — protein MTDLHTALDWYQRVFGFRTTIEFPDADGVVRGVHGELPGIGDVLALREDPVAARGLGVFAIANFAVADRLALQAWVAHLDALGVTHGPIIDTPRLSLLVLANPDGQEIHLYTPIRD, from the coding sequence GTGACCGACCTGCATACAGCGCTCGACTGGTACCAGCGGGTGTTCGGGTTTCGGACAACGATCGAGTTCCCAGACGCCGACGGAGTCGTCCGGGGCGTGCACGGGGAGTTACCGGGCATCGGCGACGTGCTAGCTCTGCGTGAGGACCCAGTGGCGGCACGCGGTCTAGGCGTATTTGCCATCGCCAATTTCGCTGTCGCAGACCGCCTGGCGCTTCAGGCATGGGTTGCGCACCTCGACGCACTCGGCGTTACCCATGGCCCGATCATCGACACTCCACGCCTGTCTCTCCTAGTGCTTGCGAACCCCGATGGGCAGGAGATCCACCTTTACACGCCGATCCGCGACTGA